In Candidatus Poribacteria bacterium, one DNA window encodes the following:
- a CDS encoding aminotransferase class V-fold PLP-dependent enzyme encodes MSNDGLTVYRDLGVKPVINAMGFMTVYGGSRPSPGVQAAMNHASRYFADMEDLLKKTGNIIADLLGGESALVTPGCAAALALSSATCMAGDDPDKIQQLPDTTGMKNEIIIQKSQRYHYDRCITVFGAKMIETGDEHTTAEQVETTINEKTAAIHYVAPGGGAGVVSLEEVISIAHSHDIPVIVDAASQVYPLDQMRRYPAAGADMIGYGAKYFGACNSTGVLCGRKDLIDAAFVHSFIGYETQLSRSVGRPLKLDRQEIVAVVAALREWFSMDHAARIAEHGWKARAIQDALNGVAHITCQPVTDERTLGNGLVVNL; translated from the coding sequence ATGAGTAACGATGGTCTTACAGTTTATCGAGATTTAGGTGTTAAGCCAGTTATCAATGCAATGGGGTTCATGACAGTATATGGTGGTTCCCGTCCGTCACCGGGAGTTCAGGCGGCGATGAATCATGCGAGCCGATACTTCGCTGATATGGAGGATCTTCTGAAGAAAACGGGTAACATTATCGCAGATCTGCTAGGAGGCGAATCGGCTTTAGTGACGCCCGGTTGTGCGGCAGCACTCGCCCTGAGTTCGGCGACCTGCATGGCTGGGGATGATCCTGATAAGATTCAGCAACTGCCGGATACAACCGGTATGAAGAATGAAATCATCATTCAGAAATCGCAGCGATACCATTATGACCGGTGTATAACCGTTTTTGGTGCCAAAATGATCGAGACGGGCGATGAACATACCACCGCGGAGCAGGTGGAAACTACCATCAACGAGAAAACTGCCGCTATCCACTACGTCGCACCCGGAGGTGGCGCAGGGGTTGTGTCGTTGGAAGAGGTGATTAGCATTGCCCATTCCCACGATATCCCGGTGATCGTTGATGCGGCGAGCCAAGTTTATCCATTGGATCAGATGCGTCGGTATCCGGCGGCAGGCGCAGACATGATTGGATATGGCGCGAAATACTTCGGTGCTTGCAATTCGACAGGGGTACTATGCGGTCGGAAGGATCTGATAGATGCTGCCTTTGTGCATAGCTTCATCGGCTATGAAACACAGCTCTCCCGGTCGGTTGGCAGACCACTGAAACTTGACCGTCAGGAGATTGTCGCAGTCGTCGCTGCGTTACGCGAGTGGTTCTCCATGGACCATGCGGCACGAATCGCCGAACACGGCTGGAAAGCGCGTGCCATTCAGGACGCACTCAATGGCGTTGCTCATATCACATGCCAGCCAGTGACAGATGAACGGACGCTCGGTAACGGTCTTGTGGTGAACTTGGA